In Thermococcus gorgonarius, the genomic window ATTAGCACAGTTACGATTATTATCCTGGCAACTTTTCTCCAGTCAACCCTTAGAGCTAGGTCCCTAACCAACTTCAGGAAGAAAATCGGATAACCAAAGGCACCGCTGACTTTGGTAGCCCCGGCAAGTCCGGCAGAGAACCCAGCGCCCATATCTCTCGAATACACGAAGAGGAACACGAAGAGGGCAACAAAGAAGGCAACGTAGATGTCCAGCATTGCGGTAACAGCTGTAGCCTGCAGGAGCGGATCAACAGCCGCAAAGAACAGCGCGATTAAGGAAGCGATATAACTGCGAGTTATTCTGTAAGCAGTCAGCAGAACGAGAAGCTGCAGAAGACCGTAGAGGATTATCCCAGGGATTCTCCATACTAGGGGCCTGTCCCCACCGAGGATCATGGCCAGCATTATGAAATCCTTCCCTAGGAAGGGATGTTCAGTGTTGAGATAGTTCTGTATCCTCTCAGCATCTGGATACCTGAAGCCGGTAACCACGTAGAAGTCGTCTTGAGGTATCTTTTTCTCCAGGTAAGCGAGAAAATCGTCCAGGTTATTCTGAGGAATTTCAACGTAGACGGCCGGGAACTTCTGGTAATTAACCCTAGCCGATAAGTTGCCTTTAAACCTCAACATGGCGCCTTCGACCACGTCCCGATAGCGAAGCTTCGCCTCGTCGTCCTTGAAGATCACGTTAACTCCCTCGTAGCCGTTGTGGATGTAATGCAACTGAAAACCGAGCCTGTGAAGGACGTTTCGCGAAGCAGAGACGTACCAGACCTCATCTCCAACGTAGTCGACCAGGTCTGCCCTGGATGCAGTATCGTAAGCGTACCAGAGGGAGGCCCCCATCATGCCGATGGCAAGGAGAAGGAAAACAACGAATTTTATCTTGCCCATCCGATCCATGTTACCACCCACCAGTCGTTGGAACAATGACTTTTAAGCTTCTTGTCCCGCGCAAGCTTTAAAATATCTCCACCTATCTGGAACGATGATGGAGATAACCGAAGAGCTGATAAAGCTGGCAGAGGAACTAATAAGGAAGGGCTATGGTGAGAAAAAGCTTCGAGCCAGCCTGGGGAAGGACTGGAAGCTCATAGCTGAGATAGCCAGGGCCAGAATAAGGGCGAAGGATAAGTTCTCCAGGAACGACCTTTGGATGGATCTGGAAGGGCTCCGCTATGCAACACACGAGGTTGTGGCAAAATACCGCGCTGAGAGGCTTGAGGAGTTTGGAATTAAAAGCATCGCCGATGTATCCTGTGGAATAGGGATTCAAATCATCTTCTACGCAATGAAAGTTGATAGAGCCTATGGAATCGACATTGACCCGCTCAAGATAGAGTTCGCCAGGAGAAACGCCAAAAAATACGGTGTTTCAAACATCGAGTTCATAAACGCCGACTCACTGGCTCCTGAAACCATCGATAGAATTGATGCCGAGGTCGTTTTCTCCGACCCGGCCAGACCTCCAG contains:
- a CDS encoding dolichyl-phosphate-mannose--protein mannosyltransferase, coding for MDRMGKIKFVVFLLLAIGMMGASLWYAYDTASRADLVDYVGDEVWYVSASRNVLHRLGFQLHYIHNGYEGVNVIFKDDEAKLRYRDVVEGAMLRFKGNLSARVNYQKFPAVYVEIPQNNLDDFLAYLEKKIPQDDFYVVTGFRYPDAERIQNYLNTEHPFLGKDFIMLAMILGGDRPLVWRIPGIILYGLLQLLVLLTAYRITRSYIASLIALFFAAVDPLLQATAVTAMLDIYVAFFVALFVFLFVYSRDMGAGFSAGLAGATKVSGAFGYPIFFLKLVRDLALRVDWRKVARIIIVTVLIGGTIVAYAEYRAAYWEKSYFLVLLGLTVVALAEFSYSSRDAVRELAYLVTAAVFLPLLGFLIPEIPIIKVQGFDPWLRDFLGSFKWHLSYKGENPWTSPFWQWFYNANPFHFHFDPDIVANTSPTLMLFTIVAVFAVPYVWRRRGEGALIPFGVFWSTLLLFALQYAMGGKTQFSFYATALVPEATVIMGVFLYDLVKWEAFEESLLTYLLWLGRVLKVKRFVEYAESKLRKSQKIPGEVYLPSIPLPPTVRVREGVRRPKKTSIRTREGGLPRKPS